In one Nicotiana tomentosiformis chromosome 6, ASM39032v3, whole genome shotgun sequence genomic region, the following are encoded:
- the LOC104105777 gene encoding probable beta-1,3-galactosyltransferase 4 isoform X1, with the protein MKSTMNWKSKRAESALKVVASRNLTIFLCIGFFCAGMLLTDRMWTVPEAKSISRTTQVDDQKPKDVKSESKDILGEVSRKDHAIQTLDKTISNLEMELAAARALQDSIMSGSPITQDLNIPELTKKRKYLMVIGINTAFSSRKRRDSVRATWMPQGDKLKKLEEEKGIVIRFVIGHSATSGGILDRAIEAEEKMHGDFLRLEHVEGYLELSAKTKSYFTTAIALWDADFYVKVDDDVHVNIGALAATLARHRSTPRVYIGCMKSGPVLAQKGVRYHEPEHWKFGEDGNRYFRHATGQLYAISKDLATYISINRHILHKYANEDVTLGSWFIGLDVEHIDDRKLCCGTPPDCELKAQAGNICVASFDWSCSGICKSVERIKEVHSRCGEGENALWSAIF; encoded by the exons ATGAAGAGTACAATGAATTGGAAAAGCAAAAGAGCAGAATCAGCTTTAAAAGTTGTTGCTTCTCGAAATTTGACTATCTTTCTGTGTATTGGCTTCTTCTGTGCTGGAATGCTCTTAACCGACAG AATGTGGACAGTGCCTGAAGCTAAAAGCATATCAAGGACAACACAGGTTGATGATCAAAAG CCGAAGGATGTAAAAAGTGAATCCAAGGATATTCTTGGGGAAGTTTCAAGGAAGGATCATGCTATACA AACCCTGGATAAAACAATCTCAAATCTGGAGATGGAATTAGCTGCAGCGAGGGCATTGCAGGATTCTATAATGAGTGGTTCTCCAATAACTCAAGATCTGAACATCCCTGAATTAACCAAGAAGAGAAAATATCTAATGGTCATAGGGATAAACACTGCCTTTAGTAGCCGAAAAAGAAGAGACTCAGTTCGTGCTACCTGGATGCCACAAG GTGATAAGCTAAAGAAGCTTGAGGAGGAAAAGGGCATTGTGATTCGGTTTGTAATAGGACACAG TGCAACATCAGGTGGTATTCTTGATAGAGCAATTGAAGCAGAAGAGAAGATGCATGGAGATTTCTTGAGGCTG GAACATGTTGAGGGATACCTTGAACTATCAGCCAAGACAAAGAGCTATTTTACTACTGCTATTGCTCTCTGGGATGCAGATTTCTATGTCAAAGTTGATGACGATGTGCATGTAAATATAG GAGCGCTGGCGGCAACTCTAGCTAGACATCGCTCAACACCCAGGGTATATATTGGTTGCATGAAATCTGGTCCTGTCCTTGCGCAGAA GGGAGTGAGATATCATGAACCTGAGCATTGGAAATTTGGTGAGGACGGGAACAGGTATTTCCGACATGCAACAGGCCAGCTGTATGCCATCTCAAAAGATTTGGCCACCTATATATCTATAAACCG GCATATTCTACATAAGTATGCTAACGAGGATGTAACATTGGGATCATGGTTCATTGGATTGGATGTGGAACATATAGATGACCGTAAATTGTGTTGTGGAACTCCACCTG ATTGTGAGTTGAAAGCTCAAGCAGGCAACATCTGTGTTGCTTCCTTTGATTGGAGCTGCAGTGGTATTTGCAAGTCTGTAGAGAGGATTAAGGAGGTTCATAGCCGTTGTGGGGAAGGCGAGaatgctttgtggagcgccatctTCTGA
- the LOC104105777 gene encoding probable beta-1,3-galactosyltransferase 4 isoform X2 has translation MKSTMNWKSKRAESALKVVASRNLTIFLCIGFFCAGMLLTDRMWTVPEAKSISRTTQVDDQKPKDVKSESKDILGEVSRKDHAIQTLDKTISNLEMELAAARALQDSIMSGSPITQDLNIPELTKKRKYLMVIGINTAFSSRKRRDSVRATWMPQGDKLKKLEEEKGIVIRFVIGHSATSGGILDRAIEAEEKMHGDFLRLEHVEGYLELSAKTKSYFTTAIALWDADFYVKVDDDVHVNIGALAATLARHRSTPRVYIGCMKSGPVLAQKGVRYHEPEHWKFGEDGNRYFRHATGQLYAISKDLATYISINRHILHKYANEDVTLGSWFIGLDVEHIDDRKLCCGTPPVVFASL, from the exons ATGAAGAGTACAATGAATTGGAAAAGCAAAAGAGCAGAATCAGCTTTAAAAGTTGTTGCTTCTCGAAATTTGACTATCTTTCTGTGTATTGGCTTCTTCTGTGCTGGAATGCTCTTAACCGACAG AATGTGGACAGTGCCTGAAGCTAAAAGCATATCAAGGACAACACAGGTTGATGATCAAAAG CCGAAGGATGTAAAAAGTGAATCCAAGGATATTCTTGGGGAAGTTTCAAGGAAGGATCATGCTATACA AACCCTGGATAAAACAATCTCAAATCTGGAGATGGAATTAGCTGCAGCGAGGGCATTGCAGGATTCTATAATGAGTGGTTCTCCAATAACTCAAGATCTGAACATCCCTGAATTAACCAAGAAGAGAAAATATCTAATGGTCATAGGGATAAACACTGCCTTTAGTAGCCGAAAAAGAAGAGACTCAGTTCGTGCTACCTGGATGCCACAAG GTGATAAGCTAAAGAAGCTTGAGGAGGAAAAGGGCATTGTGATTCGGTTTGTAATAGGACACAG TGCAACATCAGGTGGTATTCTTGATAGAGCAATTGAAGCAGAAGAGAAGATGCATGGAGATTTCTTGAGGCTG GAACATGTTGAGGGATACCTTGAACTATCAGCCAAGACAAAGAGCTATTTTACTACTGCTATTGCTCTCTGGGATGCAGATTTCTATGTCAAAGTTGATGACGATGTGCATGTAAATATAG GAGCGCTGGCGGCAACTCTAGCTAGACATCGCTCAACACCCAGGGTATATATTGGTTGCATGAAATCTGGTCCTGTCCTTGCGCAGAA GGGAGTGAGATATCATGAACCTGAGCATTGGAAATTTGGTGAGGACGGGAACAGGTATTTCCGACATGCAACAGGCCAGCTGTATGCCATCTCAAAAGATTTGGCCACCTATATATCTATAAACCG GCATATTCTACATAAGTATGCTAACGAGGATGTAACATTGGGATCATGGTTCATTGGATTGGATGTGGAACATATAGATGACCGTAAATTGTGTTGTGGAACTCCACCTG TGGTATTTGCAAGTCTGTAG
- the LOC104105777 gene encoding probable beta-1,3-galactosyltransferase 4 isoform X3: MKSTMNWKSKRAESALKVVASRNLTIFLCIGFFCAGMLLTDRMWTVPEAKSISRTTQVDDQKPKDVKSESKDILGEVSRKDHAIQTLDKTISNLEMELAAARALQDSIMSGSPITQDLNIPELTKKRKYLMVIGINTAFSSRKRRDSVRATWMPQGDKLKKLEEEKGIVIRFVIGHSATSGGILDRAIEAEEKMHGDFLRLEHVEGYLELSAKTKSYFTTAIALWDADFYVKVDDDVHVNIGALAATLARHRSTPRVYIGCMKSGPVLAQKGVRYHEPEHWKFGEDGNRYFRHATGQLYAISKDLATYISINRL, translated from the exons ATGAAGAGTACAATGAATTGGAAAAGCAAAAGAGCAGAATCAGCTTTAAAAGTTGTTGCTTCTCGAAATTTGACTATCTTTCTGTGTATTGGCTTCTTCTGTGCTGGAATGCTCTTAACCGACAG AATGTGGACAGTGCCTGAAGCTAAAAGCATATCAAGGACAACACAGGTTGATGATCAAAAG CCGAAGGATGTAAAAAGTGAATCCAAGGATATTCTTGGGGAAGTTTCAAGGAAGGATCATGCTATACA AACCCTGGATAAAACAATCTCAAATCTGGAGATGGAATTAGCTGCAGCGAGGGCATTGCAGGATTCTATAATGAGTGGTTCTCCAATAACTCAAGATCTGAACATCCCTGAATTAACCAAGAAGAGAAAATATCTAATGGTCATAGGGATAAACACTGCCTTTAGTAGCCGAAAAAGAAGAGACTCAGTTCGTGCTACCTGGATGCCACAAG GTGATAAGCTAAAGAAGCTTGAGGAGGAAAAGGGCATTGTGATTCGGTTTGTAATAGGACACAG TGCAACATCAGGTGGTATTCTTGATAGAGCAATTGAAGCAGAAGAGAAGATGCATGGAGATTTCTTGAGGCTG GAACATGTTGAGGGATACCTTGAACTATCAGCCAAGACAAAGAGCTATTTTACTACTGCTATTGCTCTCTGGGATGCAGATTTCTATGTCAAAGTTGATGACGATGTGCATGTAAATATAG GAGCGCTGGCGGCAACTCTAGCTAGACATCGCTCAACACCCAGGGTATATATTGGTTGCATGAAATCTGGTCCTGTCCTTGCGCAGAA GGGAGTGAGATATCATGAACCTGAGCATTGGAAATTTGGTGAGGACGGGAACAGGTATTTCCGACATGCAACAGGCCAGCTGTATGCCATCTCAAAAGATTTGGCCACCTATATATCTATAAACCG ATTGTGA
- the LOC138893764 gene encoding uncharacterized protein translates to MSDIAKVDKKTFDYLMEEPPERWARSCSPRRRYDMLTTNIVESMNSVLLEARELPILRMMDFIQVFPVDSWRSRVEKEGITFLVDLNKRTCDYFQFQFDELPCIHAIAAIEKRNIKKSNFCSDWYLKESWLKTYERQIHPVGHTDSWIVPESVKSQIIKPPDFKVPPGRRQKKRFI, encoded by the exons ATGTCAGATATAGCAAAAGTTGATAAGAAGACTTTTGACTACTTGATGGAAGAACCACCGGAAAGGTGGGCACGTTCTTGTAGTCCACGACGAAGATATGACATGCTCACAACAAACATAGTTGAGTCAATGAATTCTGTGCTATTAGAAGCAAGGGAGTTGCCTATATTAAGAATGATGGATTTCATCCAA GTCTTCCCTGTTGATTCATGGCGTTCTAGAGTTGAGAAAGAAGGAATTACTTTCTTGGTGGACTTAAACAAAAGAACATGTGATTATTTTCAGTTTCAATTTGATGAATTACCATGTATACATGCAATTGCAGCTATCGAGAAGAGAAATATCAAGAAGTCCAATTTCTGCTCGGACTGGTACTTAAAGGAATCTTGGCTGAAAACATATGAAAGACAAATACATCCTGTAGGACATACGGATTCTTGGATTGTACCAGAGAGTGTTAAGTCACAAATTATTAAACCTCCAGATTTCAAAGTTCCGCCTGGTAGAAGGCAAAAGAAAAG ATTCATTTAG